From the Deinococcus aetherius genome, the window TGAGGGTATGGGACGGCGGAAGCAGTTTGTCGTGACGCTCAGCGATGAGGAGCGTCGTCAACTTACCGACATGACGCGAAAGGGCGTGATCAGTGCGCGGGTCATGACCCGCGCACGTCTCTTGCTTCTGGCTGACCAACAGTTGAAGGATGATGACGTGGCCGAGCGGCTGGACATCAGTCATTTGACGGTCGCCAGCATTCGGAAGAAATACACCCAAGGTGGGCTGCAAGCCGCCTTGTACGAGAAGGCTCGTCCGAAACCGCCGTCAAAACTGGGTCCTAAGGAGACAGCAATCCTGATTGCAGAAGCCTGTTCAGGAGGTCCAGATGGGCAAGCCAAGTGGACCATGCAACTCCTTGCAGATCGTTTGGTGACGCTGGGCGTAGTGGAAAGCATCAGTGATGAGACGATCCGGCGAACACTGAAAAAAACGACTTGAAGCCCTGGCAAGTCCAGAGTTGGTGCATCGCCAAAGTCGGCGCTGATTTCGTCTGGCGCATGGAAGAGGTGCTGGACACGTACGCTGAGCCGTATGATCCACTGTACCCCGTGGTCTGCTTCGACGAGAAGTCCTATCAATTGTTGGCGCACATCACTGAACCGCTTCCACCCGTGCCGGGACACCCGGCACGGGTGGACTACGAGTACAGGCGTTGTGGAACGGCCAATCTCTTCATTGCTTTTGAACCCTTGACCGGGCAGCGGACAGTCACCGTGACCGAACGTCGCAGCAGCGAGGAGTTCGTGGCACAAATGCAGGCTCTCCACTTGCGCTACCCCGAGGCGAAGACAATTCGCCTGGTGCTGGACCAACTGTCCACGCACACGCCGTCCTCGTTGTACCAGCACCTCCCGCCCGACGAAGCAAACGCCTTGAAGAGGCGGTTTGAATGGGTCTACACGCCGAAGCACGCTTCCTGGTTGAACATGGCGGAGATGGAATGGTCAGTTTTGGAGCGACAGTGCTTGAGACGACGGTTGGCAACCTCTGAGGAACTCAACAATGAAGTCAAAGCCTGGGAAGCGGATCGAAATGCTCGGTCAGTTAAGGTGAGCTGGCAATTCAATACAGACAAGGCACGAGTGAAATTAAGCCGCCAATATCCGTCCCAAAATTAGGCCTAGCTATGTCTGTGGTTATCCACTAGCTGATCTGTCCATCTTACGGGAAGGCGCGGCCCGGTCCGACGGAGTGGTCAGTTTGGCGTTCAGCCGCGACTACGGCACACTTGAGGCGGTCACACAGGGCGTCGCCGAGGAAACCGCCGCTCTCACCGTCCTGGGAGAGGCGCTCATCGGGAGCAACCGACCCATCGTCGCGGTGTCGGGGACGCCCGGGATTCCGGGCCGCGCCTCCACCGAGGCTGACCCGCTTCCGACAGAAGGGCCCGTCGGTGGACGAGCGCTGGCACAGATGGCGCTGCTTGATCTGGCCTCACGGGGTGTGCGCAGTGTGACGGTTCGCCTGCCGCGCACGGTTCACAACGAAGGCCAGGGCGGGTTTGCCGGTCTGTTGACCGACGCGGCGCGGCGCACTGGGGTGTCCGGTTACCCAGGTGACGGGACCCAGCGCTGGCCGGCGGTGCACGCGCTCGACGCCGCCGTCCTGTTCCGGTTGGCCCTGGAGTCGGCACCGGCGGGGACGTCCTGGCACGCCGTCGCCGATGAGGGTGACGCGGTGCGAGACATCGCGGCGGTGATTGGCCGGCGTTTGGGGCTGCCCGTCGAGCCGGTGCCGGAGGAGAGTTTCGGCCCGTTCGGCTCGATTTTCGCCATGGATCAGCCGGCCTCCAGTGCCTACACCCGCAACAGCCTGGGATGGGAGCCGACGCACCCCAGCCTCCTCGAGGATCTGGAAAACGTTCAGCCCTGACTGACTGCCCTGATTTGCCACACCGCAGGGCCGGTCAGGGCGTCTTCCCCAGGAGGCCGGGGTCACTCGCGGGGACGAAAGCTCAGAGACAAGCTCGCCATGCGCAGGTCCTCAAGGGCAGTCAGGACATACGGTGCGAGTCCTTCACCGTCCGCGCGGTCGTCTTCAGACCACTGGGCGTAGCCCCGCTTGAAGGCAAGCCCCCCCATTTCGCCCGCGAGATGCGCGGTGGGCTCTGGGACGCCGCGCGCGATGAGCGCGGCGGTCATGGCCGCCGCGAGACCGACACTTTTCAGGGCGTCTCGCTCCTGAAGTTCGGTGCTCGTTGCCACTGCGGCTTTGAGGCGGGGGCCGAGTTGACGGTTCACCGGCCCCATGACGCTGGAGGCGCGCTCGAGACCCGCGGCCACCGCTTCGAGCGGGCTGGCGTCTGCCGCCGCCTCCGCAATGCCGCCCGCGAGTAACCGGCTCAGCGTCTCCTGGCCAGCAACCAGGAGTTCACGCTTATCGGGGAAGTGTCGAAAAAACGTGCTTTTGGTGACGCCGGCGCGCTCGGCGATCTGCGCCACCGTCGTGGCGTCGTACCCCTGCTCGGCGAACAGATCGACGGCCGCGATGATCAGTCGCTCATGTGCCCCGGGCTGCCATCGGGCCATGCCAGGAGTATAAGGTGTCCCCTGGCGAAGGCCGAATCTTCGACCTGGGTCACTTTCGGAACTGCCTGGGACGTTGTTGAAACCCTGAATGGTCCATCAACTG encodes:
- a CDS encoding TetR/AcrR family transcriptional regulator codes for the protein MARWQPGAHERLIIAAVDLFAEQGYDATTVAQIAERAGVTKSTFFRHFPDKRELLVAGQETLSRLLAGGIAEAAADASPLEAVAAGLERASSVMGPVNRQLGPRLKAAVATSTELQERDALKSVGLAAAMTAALIARGVPEPTAHLAGEMGGLAFKRGYAQWSEDDRADGEGLAPYVLTALEDLRMASLSLSFRPRE
- a CDS encoding IS630 family transposase, with product MKPWQVQSWCIAKVGADFVWRMEEVLDTYAEPYDPLYPVVCFDEKSYQLLAHITEPLPPVPGHPARVDYEYRRCGTANLFIAFEPLTGQRTVTVTERRSSEEFVAQMQALHLRYPEAKTIRLVLDQLSTHTPSSLYQHLPPDEANALKRRFEWVYTPKHASWLNMAEMEWSVLERQCLRRRLATSEELNNEVKAWEADRNARSVKVSWQFNTDKARVKLSRQYPSQN
- a CDS encoding helix-turn-helix domain-containing protein encodes the protein MGRRKQFVVTLSDEERRQLTDMTRKGVISARVMTRARLLLLADQQLKDDDVAERLDISHLTVASIRKKYTQGGLQAALYEKARPKPPSKLGPKETAILIAEACSGGPDGQAKWTMQLLADRLVTLGVVESISDETIRRTLKKTT